The Elusimicrobiota bacterium genomic interval TTGAAGTTCAATATCAAACTCATCAAGTTCTGTAGTATTGTTAAAAATTGTCGCTTTTATTTTCTTCCAGCCGAGATTTCTTGCTGCAATAAGTCGCCTGTAACCAGTAATCAGTTTCCCAGAACTGTTCACCGCTATCGGATGGAGCAAGCCGACATCACCAATGCTGTTCTGCAGTGACTTAATATCACCTAAATCTTTTCGGAGCCGTTCTTTAACAATAATTTTTTTAATATCTATCTCGGTCATTTAATAACTCGCTCGTCTGCTACTTATATTCACTGTGTAATCTGTCACGATTTGTAAAAGTCATAATATCTCTTTGGGACGGAAATTTTTATCTGATCTTTCTTTCTGCTTGTCTATCCATTCTAAGAGTTCATCTTTTTTAAACCGCCACAACCGACCGAGTTTGAATGCTGGTAAATCTCTGTATTTGCGTATCCAGTCGTGTGCGGTCTCTTGCGAGATTTTCAAAATAGCACAAAACTCTTTTAATGTTAAAAGTTCATCCATAAATCACCAGAAACAATTTATCTATCGACACATTTAAACATTTTGCTAATTTTCGCTGACAGATTATTGATGGTGTTACTCTTGATTTTTCTATGAGATATAAATACTGTCTTGTATAACCAGTTTCCATTGCTATTGTTTTAAGTGATTTTTTTGACCGCTGACGATAACAACCAAATTTTGTTGTTGAAATCTTTGGAATAACAATTTTTCCTGAATTTATCGGGAAAAGTTTATCTATGGAAACTCCAAAAATTTCAGCAATACATCTCTTGAAAAATTTACTCGCTGTATCTTTCCCTAACTCAACTAAGTTTATATGCTGAATTGAATAACCGGATGCTTGTGATAATTCTTTAAGTGTTATTCTTTTTTTCAATCTATATTCCCTTAAACGATTCATTTTTTGAAATCATCCTTTTCAATTCTATTTACCTCAAAACCGATTTCCCCCAATTCTTTAATCATCATTCCTGTAAATAACCGGGCGATATGTTCCCCTACATCGGTAGAAACATCAATAACGCATTGCGGTTTGCTTTCGGAAATATAATAAGATGTGTCTGTTCTAACTTTGGATTTTCCAAAAATACATTCCGCATTAAAAATTGCCCACATAATGTGGCTCTCTATCCATTTCTGTTTAATATTTTTCTTAAAACTAAATCTACAGACGGTTCCCATTTGTTTTTTGCCCCTCATAACATATATACCCCGTTTTTTTCAAAAGTGTGTCATCTTTTTTAATCCAAGTATTTTTTCAAACCCTTGGCATAAAAAATTTTTCTGATGAGTTTGAGTTTTCTGTAATACGTTTTCCGAGATATTCTTAGAATTGAAATGATTTGTTTTATGGAATAGTTATTTTTAATAAATGAACAAAGATTTTTCTGACTTGCAGAAAGTTTATCAATGGTTTTATTTATATCGTTTCTTAAAAAAATTTTGTTTTCTTCATCTTGTAGGGTCATATCCTCTAATATATCACTTAATGTTTTGATTGACTCACTTTCATCGTTTGAATATTTTGATACCATCAATTGCTCTAATGATACCGTCTCAAAAATAACTTTTCTTTTATTTCTATTTTGGTCTCTATAAAGATTTTTTAGTTTTTTCCAAAGAATGTTTCTCATAAAAGTTTGCTCATTGGTTCCTCGTTCTTTTTGATATTTATTTCTTTTTTTGTCCCAATGTAGTAAACATTCTTGATATAAATCATCAAACTCAAAACGACCGTCTCTAAATTGTTTCAAAAACTCATTCACAACATTTTTAGTAATTGCAATTTCCCAGTTCCCAATTGATTTTTTCGTGAAATCTCCTTTGACCAAAAAAAAAGAGGCTGTTCACCTTGAGATAAAAATCCCAAGACAAACAGCCTCCAGTATCACTCCGGTCAGCTGAATATTATCTTATAATTTATCAAATATTAACATCTTCTTTATCAGTATTCGCAGACTGTGGAATACCATCTTGAATTTTCAATTCTATTAACCTATGAACATCCATTTCGCAACACCAGGTTATAAATTTTTTCCACCTATCAATCTTGTCCAAATTAACAATGCTTTTTGTATCCGTTGAAGATGATTTAAATCTTTTAATTATTTTTATGGTTTTTCTCGGCTCTCTCGGCTCTCCAGGAAAAATTATAACTCCCTTATCTAAAAAAATATCGCAAAATTCACAAAATTGATATTTCATCGCAGCACGAATTACATTTTCCCAACTTGGGTCTATATTTTTATTCATCTCACTAACTTCTTTTAATCAAATCAGGGAGTATTCTCAAGCATTCCCGACGGTGAATCATACATAATTCTCTCACTAATTAAGTTAAAAAGGGCATTGCCTATATGCATTTCAGTATAATCTTTCGCTGGAATTTGTATTTTTCCACATATAAAAAGACCATGATGATACAAATGTCTACATACCTCACAAATATCTCTACACTCTTCAATATATCTTCGCCACCCACCAGGAAAAGTATCTTTAAATTCTTCATCTTTATAAATAAGAACCCTTAAAATTATTTCATCATATGCACTGAACATAATTTTCCTTTTTACTTTTACAGGCGTAATAATTTTATATTCCACTGCTGTATCAAGAAGTTCTTTTGCTATTTCCGACCTTAAAATTTTTATCAAGTCTTTTTTAGAATATATGGGTTCTGTTTTTTCTTTTTTATTAAAAAGTTGATATATTTCCATATACCTGGATATAGCAAGTTCTTTTCTTACTTTATCCGCAGCCCAACCGATTGGTTCTTTTCCTTTTTTTAATTTTCGTATTTTTTCTTTAATCACTTTTATAGAATACCCACAGCGAGATAATTCTTTAATGTACCTTATCAGTTCTAAGTCGGCTTCTGTGTACAGTCGTTGCCCTCCCGGTGTTTTAGTGGGGGCTAATAAACCTTCGCTCTCCCAGTATCGTATCGCGCTCGCTGTAATATCAGGACACCTTTCAGAAAGGATATCCACAGTTTCACCAATTTTATTATATTCTTTTATTTTCAAAATCTCTCTAAGTGTATAAGGCCACGGCATTATCTTTACCTCTTAAAAATTAAACTATAAAATTTAATCACTTTAATTTTACAAAATCTATAAAAATTTGTCAAGTAAAAAATATGGAATTCGGAAAATAGTTGACAAAAACATTTTTATTTGTTAAAATAATTATGTTCGCTTAAAACTTCATAAAAACCAAAAGTTGCAATATCTACATGGATACCCTTAAAATAACCGATACACTCAAAACGCTAATACTTGATGGCTATCGTAAAGCGGGCATTTCTGAAAGTAAAATTACTGAAATTACAAATAAATGAGCCGAAAACAACTTGGTTCTATGATTTAAAAATTGGCGATAAACTTTTAGCAAAGAAAGATTTTAACCGTTATAATGTTACGAAAGATAAAACATATTTTATTACTGATGTGTTTGCAAACGAAATGGCGATAAATGTTATTACAATTAAAACAGACAAAGGGTATATTAGCCATAATGATGCATTGGAGCAGGAATGTGCATTGATGGAAATTTTTGAAAGACAAACTGCAATATAAGAATAACGGAAAATTATTGTGTCTTTTTTAATTAAACGAAATAAAGTATATCATCTCTGCTGGTATCAGGGCAAAAAGATATGCCCTGCCTGTAATGGTAAAAAAATTATTGATAATACAAAGTGTGAACGGTGCCGTGGCACTGGCGAGGTTTCTATTCTTCACAAAAAACGGCTTTCCGCTGATAAGCAAACAGCACTTGATTATAAAGCAGAACTTGATGTCAAACTCCGCAGAAGTGAACTCGGCTTACAGGATACCAAAAAGACATGGTCGTCTTTTGTTGAAG includes:
- a CDS encoding ParB N-terminal domain-containing protein; the encoded protein is MTEIDIKKIIVKERLRKDLGDIKSLQNSIGDVGLLHPIAVNSSGKLITGYRRLIAARNLGWKKIKATIFNNTTELDEFDIELQENLKRKDFNPVELAEALLKRKQIYEKEHPETKKGQYGAKGRGTTILE
- a CDS encoding helix-turn-helix domain-containing protein, whose amino-acid sequence is MDELLTLKEFCAILKISQETAHDWIRKYRDLPAFKLGRLWRFKKDELLEWIDKQKERSDKNFRPKEIL
- a CDS encoding helix-turn-helix domain-containing protein; this encodes MNRLREYRLKKRITLKELSQASGYSIQHINLVELGKDTASKFFKRCIAEIFGVSIDKLFPINSGKIVIPKISTTKFGCYRQRSKKSLKTIAMETGYTRQYLYLIEKSRVTPSIICQRKLAKCLNVSIDKLFLVIYG
- a CDS encoding sigma factor — translated: MVKGDFTKKSIGNWEIAITKNVVNEFLKQFRDGRFEFDDLYQECLLHWDKKRNKYQKERGTNEQTFMRNILWKKLKNLYRDQNRNKRKVIFETVSLEQLMVSKYSNDESESIKTLSDILEDMTLQDEENKIFLRNDINKTIDKLSASQKNLCSFIKNNYSIKQIISILRISRKTYYRKLKLIRKIFYAKGLKKYLD
- a CDS encoding MerR family transcriptional regulator; the protein is MPWPYTLREILKIKEYNKIGETVDILSERCPDITASAIRYWESEGLLAPTKTPGGQRLYTEADLELIRYIKELSRCGYSIKVIKEKIRKLKKGKEPIGWAADKVRKELAISRYMEIYQLFNKKEKTEPIYSKKDLIKILRSEIAKELLDTAVEYKIITPVKVKRKIMFSAYDEIILRVLIYKDEEFKDTFPGGWRRYIEECRDICEVCRHLYHHGLFICGKIQIPAKDYTEMHIGNALFNLISERIMYDSPSGMLENTP